A single Acidobacteriota bacterium DNA region contains:
- a CDS encoding helix-turn-helix transcriptional regulator, whose product MQTHEQVIEKLLRRPGVRKEVARIEHEEGALLDLLLKARHDAGLTQAQVAERMGTQPPAVARLERALATGKRSPSIAMLRKYAQACGRRLVLELA is encoded by the coding sequence ATGCAAACTCATGAACAAGTCATCGAAAAGCTGCTGCGCCGCCCCGGCGTGCGCAAGGAAGTGGCCCGGATCGAACATGAGGAAGGCGCTTTGCTCGATCTGCTACTCAAGGCGCGGCACGATGCGGGTCTTACGCAAGCACAGGTCGCCGAGCGTATGGGTACGCAGCCCCCCGCCGTGGCCCGTCTTGAACGCGCGCTGGCCACTGGCAAGCGCTCCCCATCCATTGCCATGCTGCGCAAATACGCCCAGGCTTGCGGCCGGCGTCTGGTGCTGGAACTCGCGTAG